Within the Methanobacterium sp. BRmetb2 genome, the region TGGTATTCTTCCCACTCCCGCTATTCAATATGCTGTAAGAAAATATTATGATGGTGGAGTAATTATTACTGCCTCTCATAATCCTCCAGAGTATAATGGCATAAAATTTGTGGATTCTGATGGTATAGGAATCCAAGACGATATGGAAGAGCAAATAGAGGACATATTTTTTGATGATACTGTAAAAAGAGTGTCCTGGAAAGAACTTAAAGAATATTCCATAAATACTAATGCAATAGAAGAGTATATGGAAGGTGTTGTAAGCCGGGTAGATATGGAAGCTATAAAAAATGCTAATTTAAAAGTAGTTGTTGATTGTGGCAGCGGCGCTGCCTGTTTTACAGCTCCTTACATTTTAAGAGAATTAGGGTGTGATGTTTTAACTTTAAATTGTCAACCTGACGGTTTTTTCCCCGGAAGGGAACCAGAACCCATAAAAGACAATCTTAGAGAATTAATCGATGTGGTGAAAACTACGGGTGCCGATTTGGGTATTGCTCATGATGGTGATGCCGATCGTACCATCTGTATTGATGAGAATGGAGAGTTTGTTTTCGGAGATAAAACCTTTGCACTGGTAGAAAAATACATGTTAATTGAAAATAACGGTGGATTAATCGTTACAACTGTAGCAACTTCCTCGGCTATATACGATATTGCTAATGAATATGGTGGGGAGGTTATAGCGACTGCTGTGGGAGATTTATTGGTTGCAAGAGAATTAAAAAATAAAAATGGATTGTTCGGTGGGGAAGAAAACGGTGGTTTAATATTTCCTGATTTTGTTTACGGGCGAGATGCAGCCCTTTCTGCAGCAAAAATAATCGAAATAATGGCTAAAGAAAGAAAACCCCTATCTTTGCTCATTAAAGAACTACCAGTTTATTATTCAGAAAAAATGAAAGTAAAATGTCCAGATAATCTTAAAAAAGAGGTGATGGAAGACGTTACCGACGAAACCAAAGATTATAAACTGGACACCACAGACGGAGTAAAGATATTCACTGAGGAAGGATGGGTTATTATAAGACCTTCAGGAACTGAACCCATATTTAGATGCTTTTCAGAGGCTGAAAATCTAGAAAATGCTAAAAAAATGGCTGAATGGGGAATTTCACTGGTTAAAAAACATTTAGACAAGGATAAATCTTAACTTTCCATATCCTTTTTTAATATTTCTACAAATTTTTTAAAAAAAACCATTTAAAGAGAAAATGAATGTAAATGAACTTATTCAGGTAAATAAAGATGTTTTTCGGGAAAACCTATTAAAGTATACTCGTAAAGCATTTTTAAGTTTACCTAAAATTGAAAATCCTAAAATACTGGACATTGGCTGCGGTACCGGTGTTCCCACCTTAGAACTGGCAAGATTGTGTAAGTGCGATATAACTGCTATCGACATTGACGAAAATTCATTGAGATATCTTGAACAGAAAATAAAAGACTTAAATCTCACTAAAAAGATTAAAACAATGAACTGTTCTCTTTTTGAGATTGAACTACCTGAAAATAGTTTTGACATTATATGGGCTGAAGGTTCTATTGCAGTTATCGGTTTTAAGAGAGGATTATCTGAATGGAAATCTTTAATTAAAAATAGGGGATTTTTAGTTCTTCATGATGGATATGATAATCATGATGAAAAATTAAAGATTATAAAAGAAACAGGTTATGAATTAAAAGATTATTTTATTATATCCCATGAAAAATGGTGGTATGAATATTATAAACCCTGGTCAAATCAAATTTACCATTTAAAAAATTTATATCAGAGCCATAATAATCTAAATAAAAAATTAGATGAAGAATTAAAGGAATTAGAATTTTTCAAAAAGAATCAGGACGGTTCCATATTTTACATATTAAAAAAAATTTAGTATGCATCAAAACTTTTTTTATAAGTTTTCTAGGCATTCATCCATTAAAACCCGGGCGTCATCATTTTCAGGGTTTATCATCAGTGCTGTTTTAAAACTTTCAACTGCATCTTCAAATTTATTTAGTTCCATCAAAGCCACGCCTTTATTACTCCAGAATATATCATTTTCATTTTCTAATTTTAAAGCTTCTTCGTAACATTTCACTGCTTCATCAAACCTTCCAAGCTCTAAAAGGGCATTTCCTTTGCGGTTCCATGCAGGGGCATCTGGAACATCATCTAAACATAATTCTAATGCTTTATCATAGCAACTTAAGGCATCATTGGTTCGGTTTAGTTCTGATAATAGATTTCCCTTTGCATTCCACACATCTGGATTTTGTGGATCGAGTTCAATCACTCTATCATACACTTTAAGTGCATCTTCATATTCACCTAACATCTCTAAAATAAATCCCCGCCAGTACAAAACCAGGGTGTTATTGGGATTTAATTTTAATGCTTCATCATTGGAGTTTATGGCCTCTTTTAGTTTATTGGCATTTAAAAGCGCAATCGCCCGATTGTTCCAGATATATTCATTGTTAGGTTCAATTTTGAGGGCCTGGTCATAGCATTCAACTGCTTTTTTAAATTTTCCCAGCCGCGTAAGGTTATCTCCCTTTTTATTCAATAGATAAACATCAGAAGGATCAAATCTTAGAGCGGCAGTGTAACACATGACAGAATCATTGTATTTACCAGTATCAAACAAAATGTCTGCTCGTTTGGTTATCCTGGCTTTTTCATTTATTTTTTCTCCTTCCCATTCTTCTAACGGAATTTTTTTGAATCTAATAACTTGAAATAAAGAGTCGTCATCTGTATCTTCTGGATAAGTTTTTCTGAATTCTTCTTCCAGTTCAACTGCATCCTTAAAACCTTCTTCCTTGGCTAGTTGATGGTTTTTTATCAAGTCTTTGAATTTTATGATGTCAACATCAGTTACTTCTGCTTCAAATAATTTCTCTCTTTCCTTGGATACTAGGTTCCAGTAGCAGTGTAAACGATCTCCTACTTTCAGCGGTTTTTTCCATAATTTTCTAATGGTAGATTTTTTCTGACCAGTTATAAGTTCAATGTTACGGCTTCCAAAGGATAGAATAGGTATAATTTACCCCTCCAACAGGATTTGTTAAAAAGAGATTCGATAAAATTTTTTAATTATCAATTATGGTTTTTTATTATAGATTTTCCTAAATGCTAAATAAGTTGGATTGATACTATTATTAACGAATTTATTAAATAGATATAATAATCATTCTTCTAAATTATTTAGCCTTTTCTTCTTTTATGATTTCCTCTCCAAATTCTGAAGTTTTAATTTTAACGTTTTTTAAATAAGGTTTCACTTGTTTGGCAATTTTTAAGAGCTCATCCCGAGTAGGGCTGGGTACTTTCTTCAATTTCTCATCCAGAACCACGCGGTTTCTAAATTGTTGTAAGGTATAGAGATCACAGTCAATTTCCTTAGCAATAGTCACCACATCGTCTTCATCCATCAAGGTTGGAACATATGTGGTTTTACATTCCAGATATGTATCTGGAGAATTTAAACAAATTTTCATGGTATCTTTTACTTTATCTCCAACAGGAGATCCAATAATCTCTTCATACTTGTTAAAAGGAGCTTTAACATCCAGTCCAATGTAATCGATGAGATGAATAATTTTTTTAAGTCTATTTGGGAAACAACCATTAGTATCTATCTTCGTGTGCAATGAATGGTTTTTGCAGAATTTCAAGATTTTTTCAACATCTTCTGCTTGGATTAAGGCTTCGCCACCAGTTATAACTATTCCATCAATGAATTCTAGTGAATCTTCAATTTTACTAAAAATATCCTCTAGGTCTATGGATTTTCCACCGTCAATAATTTCTGGGTTATGACAGTAAGGACATCTGATGACGCAACCTCCGCAAAAAATTACCAGAGCAATTTTTCCGGGAAAATCCAGTGACGATATCGCTGTTCCACCAATAATCATCTCATCACATTTTTAATATTTGAAATCCGCTTATGAATATTAAATTCAAATTATTTGATAATTTCTTTCAGAGCATCAATAAATTTCTTATCTTCCTCTAAGGTACCAACACTTACCCTGATCCAGTATTCATCTAAACCACGAAATGAACTACAATTTCTTACTATAATACCTCTTTTCAACAGTTCTTCTGTAAAAGATTCAGAATTGAAACCAGTTTTCCGTATATCCACCAATAAATAATTGGCTTTAGAAGAATATACCTTCAAATCTTCAAACTTTGCCAGTTGTTCATAGAGAAATTCCCTACTTTCTATGGAAACTTGGGCCGATTTTTTTATGTACTCTTCATCTTGTAAGGTGGCCAGAGCTGCGACATGTGA harbors:
- the glmM gene encoding phosphoglucosamine mutase, whose protein sequence is MKRLFGTFGVRRLANEELTPEFASKLSGAYGSLVKGKVAIGGDTRTSTEMIKHAVIAGLLSTGCEVIDLGILPTPAIQYAVRKYYDGGVIITASHNPPEYNGIKFVDSDGIGIQDDMEEQIEDIFFDDTVKRVSWKELKEYSINTNAIEEYMEGVVSRVDMEAIKNANLKVVVDCGSGAACFTAPYILRELGCDVLTLNCQPDGFFPGREPEPIKDNLRELIDVVKTTGADLGIAHDGDADRTICIDENGEFVFGDKTFALVEKYMLIENNGGLIVTTVATSSAIYDIANEYGGEVIATAVGDLLVARELKNKNGLFGGEENGGLIFPDFVYGRDAALSAAKIIEIMAKERKPLSLLIKELPVYYSEKMKVKCPDNLKKEVMEDVTDETKDYKLDTTDGVKIFTEEGWVIIRPSGTEPIFRCFSEAENLENAKKMAEWGISLVKKHLDKDKS
- a CDS encoding peptide transporter — protein: MPILSFGSRNIELITGQKKSTIRKLWKKPLKVGDRLHCYWNLVSKEREKLFEAEVTDVDIIKFKDLIKNHQLAKEEGFKDAVELEEEFRKTYPEDTDDDSLFQVIRFKKIPLEEWEGEKINEKARITKRADILFDTGKYNDSVMCYTAALRFDPSDVYLLNKKGDNLTRLGKFKKAVECYDQALKIEPNNEYIWNNRAIALLNANKLKEAINSNDEALKLNPNNTLVLYWRGFILEMLGEYEDALKVYDRVIELDPQNPDVWNAKGNLLSELNRTNDALSCYDKALELCLDDVPDAPAWNRKGNALLELGRFDEAVKCYEEALKLENENDIFWSNKGVALMELNKFEDAVESFKTALMINPENDDARVLMDECLENL
- a CDS encoding anaerobic ribonucleoside-triphosphate reductase activating protein; translated protein: MIIGGTAISSLDFPGKIALVIFCGGCVIRCPYCHNPEIIDGGKSIDLEDIFSKIEDSLEFIDGIVITGGEALIQAEDVEKILKFCKNHSLHTKIDTNGCFPNRLKKIIHLIDYIGLDVKAPFNKYEEIIGSPVGDKVKDTMKICLNSPDTYLECKTTYVPTLMDEDDVVTIAKEIDCDLYTLQQFRNRVVLDEKLKKVPSPTRDELLKIAKQVKPYLKNVKIKTSEFGEEIIKEEKAK